In one Rhodococcus sp. B50 genomic region, the following are encoded:
- a CDS encoding DinB family protein gives MTSDDPALATRALLRQLDLVWLFTEQHVLPRIDEAAVHWEPSPNCVGVRRADGRLVADWPDETADVLPEPTIAWLLWHIEWWWTNTVAVCTGGTAVGPDAYDWSGSTDRIRTVHTEWVALLETADIEKTIIGLMPEPTPLWEVAGWVNFELAKNVSEISQTLTRKANTSS, from the coding sequence ATGACTTCGGACGACCCCGCCCTCGCTACGCGCGCACTGCTGAGACAACTCGACCTGGTCTGGCTCTTTACAGAACAACACGTGCTGCCGCGGATCGACGAGGCAGCTGTGCACTGGGAGCCCTCGCCGAACTGCGTAGGCGTTCGACGTGCCGACGGCCGTCTCGTCGCCGACTGGCCGGACGAGACGGCCGACGTCCTTCCTGAGCCGACGATCGCGTGGCTGCTCTGGCATATCGAGTGGTGGTGGACGAACACCGTCGCGGTCTGCACTGGAGGAACTGCGGTCGGGCCGGACGCGTACGACTGGTCCGGCTCGACCGACCGCATCCGGACTGTTCACACCGAATGGGTCGCCCTTCTCGAAACGGCCGACATCGAGAAGACGATTATCGGCCTCATGCCCGAACCCACGCCCCTGTGGGAAGTGGCCGGGTGGGTCAACTTCGAACTGGCGAAGAACGTTTCGGAGATCAGTCAGACGCTCACGCGGAAGGCGAACACATCGAGCTGA
- a CDS encoding amphi-Trp domain-containing protein, which produces MPKLEIKQKSQLSRKQVSERLIALGRALATGSEVDLDSDGGSISVDVPDRLRWELEIEVDGDEVEIEIEFSWSDSPSESSKEDSDEEADEEEDEERDEGQGEEAVRDEDEDEEEEDEPPQTAPRPKAPIKKAARRGRPRKRTTD; this is translated from the coding sequence GTGCCGAAGCTGGAAATCAAGCAGAAATCTCAACTCTCCCGCAAACAGGTATCCGAGCGACTGATTGCGCTCGGACGCGCCTTGGCGACGGGATCCGAAGTGGACCTGGACTCGGACGGAGGCTCGATTTCGGTCGACGTCCCCGACCGGCTCCGATGGGAACTCGAGATCGAGGTAGACGGAGACGAAGTCGAGATCGAGATCGAATTCAGTTGGAGCGACTCCCCTTCCGAGAGTTCGAAAGAGGACTCGGATGAGGAGGCGGACGAAGAGGAGGACGAGGAGAGGGACGAGGGCCAGGGCGAGGAGGCGGTTCGAGACGAAGACGAAGACGAAGAAGAGGAGGACGAACCGCCGCAAACCGCTCCGCGACCGAAAGCCCCGATCAAGAAGGCGGCGCGGCGTGGCCGGCCACGCAAGAGGACCACCGACTGA
- a CDS encoding acyclic terpene utilization AtuA family protein has protein sequence MREMLDGGELDYVTGDYLAELTMLILGRDRLKDPGLGYAKTFLRQAEDCMGLALDKGVRIVANAGGLNPAGLAAALRAVADRLGLSPRIAHVEGDDLLARIDEFGFAADPRPLTANAYLGAWGIARCLEAGADIVVTGRVTDASVIVGPAAAHFGWAHDNFDALAGAVVAGHVIECGTQATGGNYAFFTELDDLVRPGFPIAEIEADGAATITKHPGTEGAVTVGTVTAQLLYEVAGGRYANPDVTARIDTARLSLHTPDRVRITGVKGEPPPPTLKVCLNALAGFYNEVVFVLTGLDIDAKAHLVRSQMESNLSRRPAELEWTLARTDHADADSEETASALLRCTARDPDPHVVGRAFTSTAIEFALAGYPGFFVTAPPGPGAAYGVYTAEYVEAARVPHVAVLPDGTRLDIPAADHIRVLEPLPDPSVPAPLPPGPTRRVPLGTLAGARSGDKGGDANIGVWVRSDDEWRWLAHCLTVEAVKDLLPEIESLSVTRHLLPNLRAVNFVIEGILGRGVASRARFDPQAKGLGEWLRARYIDIPTVLLEKHT, from the coding sequence ATGCGCGAGATGCTCGACGGCGGTGAGCTGGACTATGTGACCGGCGACTACCTCGCCGAGCTGACGATGCTCATCCTCGGTCGTGACCGTCTGAAGGATCCGGGTCTCGGCTACGCCAAGACGTTCCTGCGGCAGGCCGAGGATTGCATGGGGCTCGCCCTCGACAAAGGGGTGCGGATCGTCGCGAACGCCGGTGGTCTCAATCCCGCCGGTCTGGCCGCGGCACTGCGTGCGGTTGCGGATCGGCTCGGTCTGTCACCGCGCATCGCCCACGTCGAAGGCGACGATCTCCTCGCTCGCATCGACGAGTTCGGTTTCGCCGCCGACCCGCGCCCGCTCACCGCCAACGCATATCTCGGTGCGTGGGGCATCGCTCGGTGTCTCGAGGCCGGAGCCGACATCGTCGTGACCGGGCGCGTCACCGACGCTTCCGTGATCGTCGGTCCCGCCGCCGCCCACTTCGGCTGGGCGCACGACAACTTCGATGCACTCGCCGGTGCGGTCGTCGCCGGGCACGTCATCGAATGCGGCACCCAGGCGACCGGCGGAAATTACGCGTTCTTCACCGAACTCGACGATCTCGTCCGCCCCGGATTCCCCATCGCCGAGATCGAGGCCGATGGAGCGGCCACGATCACCAAGCACCCGGGCACCGAAGGAGCCGTGACCGTCGGCACTGTGACCGCGCAACTGCTGTACGAGGTAGCGGGCGGACGGTACGCGAACCCCGATGTCACCGCGCGCATCGACACCGCCCGGCTGAGCCTGCACACACCCGATCGTGTCCGTATCACCGGGGTGAAAGGCGAACCGCCCCCACCGACGCTGAAGGTGTGCCTCAACGCGCTCGCCGGGTTCTACAACGAGGTCGTCTTCGTTCTGACCGGATTGGACATCGACGCGAAGGCGCACTTGGTGCGATCGCAGATGGAATCGAACCTGTCGAGACGACCTGCCGAACTCGAGTGGACCCTCGCTCGCACCGACCATGCGGATGCCGACTCAGAGGAAACTGCGAGTGCGCTGCTGCGATGCACTGCACGCGATCCCGATCCCCACGTCGTCGGACGCGCATTCACCTCCACGGCGATCGAATTCGCCCTCGCCGGATATCCCGGTTTCTTCGTGACCGCCCCGCCCGGCCCGGGCGCAGCCTACGGTGTCTACACGGCCGAGTATGTCGAGGCGGCACGAGTGCCGCACGTGGCGGTGTTGCCCGACGGCACCCGTCTCGACATCCCTGCCGCGGACCACATCCGTGTCCTCGAGCCGCTGCCCGACCCGAGTGTGCCCGCGCCGCTGCCACCCGGACCGACTCGCCGAGTTCCACTCGGCACGCTCGCAGGTGCCCGCAGCGGCGACAAGGGCGGTGATGCCAACATCGGCGTGTGGGTTCGATCCGATGACGAATGGCGTTGGCTCGCACATTGTCTCACTGTCGAAGCTGTGAAGGATTTACTCCCCGAGATCGAGTCCCTGTCCGTGACGCGGCATCTGCTCCCGAACCTGAGGGCCGTGAACTTCGTGATCGAGGGCATCCTCGGCCGTGGCGTCGCTTCCCGCGCTCGCTTCGACCCGCAGGCCAAGGGTCTCGGCGAATGGTTGCGAGCCCGATACATCGACATTCCCACCGTCCTGCTGGAGAAGCACACGTGA
- a CDS encoding acyl-CoA carboxylase subunit beta: MSTLISTLDPGSTEYGAAAETMRARLAELDIEHSKALAGGGEKYVRRHHDRGKLLARERIELLLDPDSPFLELSPLAAWGTDFPVGGSVVTGIGVVEGVECVVVATDPTVRGGTSNPWTLRKTLRADDIALQNRMPLISLVESGGADLPTQKEVFIPGGRLFRDLTRLSAGGIPTIALVFGNSTAGGAYIPGMSDHVVMIEKRSKVFLAGPPLVKMATGEESDDESLGGAEMHARISGLADHFAVDEQDAVRIGRSIVRRLNHRKAGPAPRTEVREPRYDSEELLGIVPEDLRQPFDPREVIARIVDDSDFDEFKPLYGSSLATGWAQVHGYPIGILANARGVLFNEESQKAAQFIQLANRADTPLLFLHNTTGYMVGREYEERGMIKHGAMMINAVANSTVPHISVLLGASYGAGHYGMCGRAFEPRFLFAWPSAKSAVMGGAQLAGVISLVGRAAAQARGQAFDEAADEAMRAAVENQIEAESLPMFLSGRLYDDGIIDPRDTRTVLGLCLSAVATAPISGAESFGVFRM; the protein is encoded by the coding sequence GTGAGCACATTGATCTCGACCCTCGATCCCGGCTCCACCGAATACGGCGCGGCTGCCGAGACGATGCGTGCTCGCCTGGCCGAACTCGACATCGAACACAGCAAGGCCCTCGCCGGCGGGGGAGAGAAGTACGTCCGGCGACACCACGACCGAGGCAAGTTGCTTGCGCGGGAGCGGATCGAACTGCTCCTCGACCCCGACTCGCCGTTCCTCGAGCTGTCACCGCTCGCGGCCTGGGGCACCGACTTTCCCGTCGGTGGCAGCGTCGTCACGGGTATCGGCGTGGTCGAGGGCGTCGAATGTGTCGTCGTGGCCACCGACCCCACCGTGCGCGGCGGGACCAGTAATCCGTGGACGCTCCGCAAGACATTGCGTGCCGACGACATCGCCCTGCAGAACCGGATGCCACTGATCTCCCTCGTTGAATCCGGCGGCGCGGATCTGCCCACCCAGAAGGAGGTGTTCATCCCCGGCGGTCGGCTCTTCCGTGATCTGACCCGGTTGTCGGCGGGAGGTATCCCCACCATCGCGCTGGTGTTCGGCAATTCGACCGCCGGGGGCGCGTACATCCCCGGTATGTCCGATCACGTGGTGATGATCGAGAAACGGTCGAAAGTGTTCCTCGCCGGTCCGCCACTGGTGAAGATGGCCACCGGTGAGGAATCCGATGACGAGTCACTCGGCGGTGCCGAGATGCACGCGCGTATCTCGGGTCTGGCCGATCATTTCGCCGTCGACGAACAGGACGCGGTGCGCATCGGGCGCAGTATCGTGCGGCGTCTCAACCACCGCAAGGCCGGTCCGGCGCCCCGGACCGAGGTACGCGAACCCCGGTACGACTCCGAAGAGCTGCTCGGGATCGTCCCCGAGGACCTTCGGCAGCCCTTCGATCCACGAGAAGTCATCGCCCGCATCGTCGACGATTCCGACTTCGACGAGTTCAAACCGCTCTATGGGTCGTCGCTCGCGACCGGTTGGGCACAGGTGCACGGCTATCCGATCGGGATTCTCGCCAACGCGCGTGGCGTGCTGTTCAACGAGGAATCGCAGAAAGCAGCGCAGTTCATCCAACTCGCCAACCGTGCAGACACCCCACTGCTGTTCCTGCACAACACCACCGGGTACATGGTGGGTCGGGAGTACGAGGAACGCGGCATGATCAAACATGGGGCGATGATGATCAACGCGGTTGCCAACTCGACGGTGCCGCACATCTCCGTTCTCCTCGGTGCGTCCTACGGTGCCGGTCACTACGGCATGTGCGGACGTGCCTTCGAGCCGCGTTTCCTGTTCGCGTGGCCCAGCGCCAAATCCGCAGTCATGGGCGGTGCCCAACTGGCCGGGGTCATTTCCCTCGTCGGGCGCGCGGCCGCGCAGGCGCGTGGCCAGGCCTTCGACGAAGCCGCCGACGAAGCGATGCGCGCGGCCGTGGAGAACCAGATCGAAGCCGAATCACTTCCGATGTTCCTGTCCGGTCGTCTCTACGACGACGGCATCATCGACCCCCGCGATACCCGCACCGTGCTGGGACTGTGTCTGTCGGCTGTTGCCACCGCCCCGATCAGCGGCGCCGAATCCTTCGGCGTCTTCCGGATGTGA
- a CDS encoding acetyl/propionyl/methylcrotonyl-CoA carboxylase subunit alpha, protein MTESIITTVLVANRGEIARRVFASCRRAGLGAIAVFSDADANSPHVSDADAAVRLPGVTPAETYLDGKKIVAAALAAGADAVHPGYGFLSENAGFARAVLEAGLIWIGPRPESIERMGSKVEAKKIMADAGVPVLAELDPADITDADLPVLVKASAGGGGRGMRVVRTLADLPGQLDAARREAASAFGDPAVFCERYLENGRHVEVQVLADRHGTVWAVGERECSIQRRHQKVIEEAPSPLVDAIEGMRGRLFDAAHRAAQAIGYEGAGTVEFLAEGSGQFHFLEMNTRLQVEHPVTECTTGLDLVDHQFRIADGDRLDPAPPPVHGHSVEVRLYAEDPARDWRPQSGTLHRFALPQEAREFDVLRQTGVRVDSGVVAGTEVGVHYDAMLAKVISYAPTRDRAVRLLASTLARTEIHGIVTNRDLLVAVLRHPAFRAGETDTAFFDTHGLAELSAPLASAHAEAVSAIAAALAESADNRAAATVNTGLPSGWRNLSSQLQLKRFTGVHGDHEVRYRITRDGAHVDGRDDLRVVGFAPDRVALDIEGVRRHFGVARYGDAVHVDSSLGPVRLIAVPRFVDPTARIAAGSLLAPMPGSVIRLGAAVGDAVEAGHPLVWLDAMKMEHTVTAPTAGTLTTLAVDVGDQVAIGAVLAVVTPHHDAAPLESMEGRA, encoded by the coding sequence GTGACCGAATCGATCATCACCACGGTGCTCGTGGCGAATCGCGGGGAGATCGCCCGTCGCGTGTTCGCCTCGTGCCGTCGGGCCGGACTCGGCGCGATTGCCGTGTTCTCCGACGCCGACGCGAACAGTCCACACGTCAGCGACGCCGATGCCGCCGTGCGACTGCCGGGCGTCACTCCCGCCGAGACCTACCTCGACGGGAAGAAGATCGTCGCTGCTGCGCTGGCGGCGGGTGCCGACGCGGTTCATCCGGGTTACGGATTCTTGTCCGAGAACGCCGGATTCGCACGTGCGGTGCTCGAGGCGGGGTTGATCTGGATCGGACCGCGCCCGGAGTCGATCGAACGGATGGGCTCGAAGGTCGAAGCCAAGAAGATCATGGCCGACGCCGGTGTCCCCGTTCTCGCCGAACTCGACCCCGCCGACATCACCGACGCCGATCTGCCGGTGCTCGTCAAGGCCTCCGCAGGTGGCGGAGGGCGTGGAATGCGGGTGGTGCGCACGCTCGCCGACCTGCCGGGGCAACTCGACGCGGCCCGCCGGGAGGCGGCGTCGGCGTTCGGGGACCCGGCGGTCTTCTGCGAGCGTTACCTCGAGAACGGACGACATGTCGAGGTCCAGGTCCTCGCGGACCGGCACGGCACGGTGTGGGCGGTGGGCGAACGTGAATGCTCGATCCAACGACGCCACCAGAAGGTGATCGAGGAAGCGCCCTCGCCGCTCGTCGATGCGATCGAGGGGATGCGCGGGCGCCTGTTCGATGCCGCTCACCGCGCCGCGCAGGCCATCGGTTACGAGGGCGCCGGCACCGTCGAGTTCCTCGCGGAGGGCTCCGGGCAGTTCCACTTCCTGGAGATGAACACGCGCCTGCAGGTCGAACATCCCGTCACCGAATGCACGACCGGGCTCGATCTCGTCGACCACCAGTTCCGCATCGCCGATGGTGACCGTCTCGATCCCGCACCACCACCGGTGCACGGTCATTCCGTGGAGGTGAGGCTCTACGCCGAGGACCCGGCCCGGGACTGGCGACCGCAGTCCGGCACCCTGCACCGTTTCGCGCTGCCGCAGGAGGCACGTGAGTTCGACGTGCTCCGGCAGACCGGTGTGCGCGTCGATTCCGGTGTCGTCGCGGGAACGGAGGTGGGGGTCCACTACGACGCGATGCTCGCCAAGGTCATCTCCTACGCGCCGACCCGCGACCGTGCGGTGCGTCTGCTGGCGTCGACATTGGCACGCACCGAGATCCACGGCATCGTCACGAACCGCGATCTCCTCGTCGCGGTGCTGAGACATCCCGCCTTCCGTGCGGGAGAGACCGACACCGCCTTCTTCGACACCCACGGACTCGCGGAACTGTCGGCCCCGCTCGCCTCCGCGCACGCGGAAGCGGTGTCCGCGATCGCAGCCGCTCTGGCGGAGTCGGCCGACAACCGCGCTGCTGCCACGGTGAATACCGGCCTGCCCTCGGGGTGGCGGAATCTGTCCTCACAGCTGCAGCTCAAACGATTCACAGGCGTTCACGGCGACCACGAGGTGCGCTACCGGATCACGCGCGACGGTGCACACGTCGACGGCCGTGACGACCTCCGTGTCGTCGGGTTCGCACCGGATCGGGTGGCCCTCGACATCGAGGGCGTCCGCCGGCATTTCGGGGTGGCGCGGTACGGCGACGCGGTGCACGTCGACTCGTCGCTCGGACCGGTGCGTCTGATCGCTGTACCGCGCTTCGTCGACCCCACCGCGCGGATCGCCGCCGGATCTCTGCTCGCGCCCATGCCGGGATCGGTGATCCGGCTCGGCGCTGCCGTCGGCGATGCGGTGGAAGCCGGCCATCCGCTCGTGTGGCTCGACGCGATGAAGATGGAGCACACCGTCACCGCACCCACCGCCGGCACCCTCACGACGCTCGCGGTCGACGTCGGAGATCAGGTCGCCATCGGCGCCGTCCTCGCCGTCGTCACGCCGCACCACGATGCCGCACCACTGGAGAGCATGGAAGGCAGAGCATGA
- a CDS encoding acyl-CoA dehydrogenase family protein: MSIIESDERTLLRDSVSALATRYGYVDYVLPKARRNEPLTELWSAAADAGFLGVNIPEEYGGGGAGIYELALVQEELAAQGCGLLLVVVSPAICGTIIAKYGTDAQKQQWLPGLAAGTKIMAFAITEPGAGSNSHNITTLARRDGDDWILTGSKVYISGVDQADAVLVVARTEDARSGKLRPALFIVPVDARGFAKTPMDMDIIEPDRQFTLFLDEVRVPSDALVGDPDAALMQLFAGLNPERILGAAMAVGMGRYALSAATRYARERTVWKEPIGTHQGIAHPLAQRKIELELAKLMMQKAAVLYDSGDDLGAAEAANMAKYAAAEAAIASLDQAIQTHGGAGLTNEYGLAAMLGAARIARVAPVSREMILNFVAQHSLGLPRSY, translated from the coding sequence ATGAGCATCATCGAATCGGACGAACGCACCCTATTGAGGGACTCGGTGTCCGCCCTGGCGACGCGCTACGGCTATGTCGACTACGTTCTGCCGAAGGCTCGCCGGAACGAGCCGCTCACCGAACTGTGGAGCGCGGCCGCGGACGCCGGATTCCTCGGTGTGAACATCCCCGAGGAGTACGGCGGTGGGGGCGCGGGCATCTACGAACTGGCCCTCGTCCAGGAGGAACTCGCCGCACAGGGATGCGGATTGCTGCTCGTCGTCGTATCCCCGGCGATCTGCGGCACGATCATCGCCAAGTACGGCACGGATGCGCAGAAGCAGCAGTGGCTGCCCGGGCTCGCCGCGGGCACGAAGATCATGGCCTTCGCCATCACCGAACCCGGCGCGGGATCGAACTCGCACAACATCACCACCCTCGCGCGGCGTGACGGCGACGACTGGATTCTGACCGGCAGCAAGGTGTACATCTCCGGAGTCGACCAGGCCGACGCAGTTCTCGTCGTCGCCCGCACCGAGGACGCCCGTAGCGGGAAACTGCGACCCGCGCTGTTCATCGTCCCCGTGGACGCGCGCGGCTTCGCCAAGACCCCGATGGACATGGACATCATCGAGCCCGATCGCCAGTTCACGCTGTTCCTCGACGAGGTGCGTGTGCCCTCCGATGCGCTCGTCGGGGACCCCGATGCCGCGCTGATGCAACTGTTCGCCGGGCTGAATCCCGAACGCATCCTCGGTGCTGCGATGGCCGTGGGCATGGGACGGTACGCACTGTCCGCCGCCACCCGGTACGCCCGTGAGCGCACCGTGTGGAAGGAACCGATCGGAACCCACCAAGGCATCGCGCATCCACTCGCGCAACGCAAGATCGAGCTCGAGCTCGCCAAACTGATGATGCAGAAGGCCGCGGTGCTCTACGACAGCGGCGACGACCTCGGTGCCGCCGAAGCTGCGAACATGGCCAAGTACGCCGCGGCGGAAGCCGCCATCGCCAGTCTCGATCAGGCGATCCAGACCCACGGCGGAGCCGGGCTCACCAACGAGTACGGCCTGGCCGCGATGCTGGGTGCCGCACGCATCGCCCGGGTGGCCCCCGTCAGTCGCGAGATGATCCTCAACTTCGTCGCACAACACTCGCTCGGTCTGCCCCGGTCGTACTGA
- a CDS encoding enoyl-CoA hydratase family protein has product MTEPNPVVVRYAVDHGAVTLTLDSPHNRNALSVPLLTQLSRGLDNAAADPDVRAVVLTHTGGTFCAGADLSGSSGSAQETAAARTRDMTALLRQILELPKPVLARIDGHVRAGGMGLIGACDIVVAGPGSTFALTEARLGLAASIISLTVLPRLSSRAAARYFLTGERFGPEVACSEGLVTVSTGDTGAAIADLLAEIRACSPQGLAESKRLVTERILTDFDRYGDDLAARSARMFGSEEAMEGMTAFLQKRSPWWADR; this is encoded by the coding sequence ATGACCGAACCGAATCCTGTGGTGGTGCGCTACGCCGTCGACCACGGTGCCGTGACACTGACCCTCGACTCACCACACAACCGCAACGCCTTGTCCGTCCCGTTGCTGACACAACTGAGCCGCGGACTCGACAATGCAGCCGCCGACCCCGATGTCCGCGCGGTCGTCCTCACCCACACCGGTGGAACCTTCTGTGCTGGAGCAGATCTGAGTGGGTCCTCCGGATCTGCGCAGGAGACGGCTGCCGCCCGCACCCGCGACATGACCGCGTTGCTCCGGCAGATTCTGGAACTACCCAAACCGGTCCTCGCTCGCATCGACGGGCACGTCCGCGCCGGCGGTATGGGTCTGATCGGGGCCTGCGATATCGTCGTCGCCGGCCCCGGATCGACGTTCGCGCTCACCGAGGCACGGCTCGGTCTGGCCGCCTCGATCATCTCCTTGACCGTGCTTCCGCGATTGTCCTCGCGCGCGGCCGCACGGTACTTCTTGACCGGCGAGCGGTTCGGTCCGGAGGTGGCGTGCTCCGAGGGGCTCGTCACCGTTTCGACGGGGGATACCGGAGCTGCCATCGCGGATCTGCTCGCGGAGATCCGTGCATGCTCACCGCAGGGCCTGGCCGAATCGAAACGTCTCGTCACAGAGCGGATCCTCACGGATTTCGATCGTTACGGAGACGACCTGGCAGCGCGTTCGGCCCGGATGTTCGGTTCCGAGGAGGCGATGGAAGGGATGACGGCGTTCCTGCAGAAGCGGTCCCCGTGGTGGGCCGACCGGTGA
- a CDS encoding zinc-dependent alcohol dehydrogenase, giving the protein MKALTWQGKRSVSVENVPDPQIQEPTDAIVRITSSAICGSDLHLYEVLTPFMDRGDIIGHEPMGIVEEVGSSVTHIKAGDRVVIPFNVSCGHCLMCTQGLQSQCEITQVREYNNNAQFLGYSRLYGSVPGGQAEYLRVPHADYGPIKVPHAGEDERYLYLSDVLPTAWQAVQYAAPPEGGSLAVLGLGPVGQMSARIGRHLGYEVFAVDPVPERRAMAERHGIHALDSTGEVAEQLKDLTGGRGPNSVVDAVGMEAHGSPVAWATHQVVGALPSRLGRMAMEAAGVDRLDALYTAIDAVRRGGTISISGVYGGMKDPLPMMTMFDKQLQLRMGQCNVRRWTEDLLPLVDDPSDPLGVLDLKTHTAPLEEAPAMYEKFQKKEDGCIKVVLKP; this is encoded by the coding sequence ATGAAAGCTCTGACATGGCAGGGGAAACGCTCGGTGAGCGTGGAGAATGTGCCGGACCCGCAGATTCAGGAACCCACCGACGCGATCGTGCGGATCACCTCGAGCGCCATCTGCGGCTCGGATCTGCACCTGTACGAAGTGCTCACTCCGTTCATGGACAGGGGCGACATCATCGGCCACGAGCCGATGGGCATCGTGGAAGAGGTCGGATCGTCCGTCACCCATATCAAGGCAGGGGACCGGGTGGTGATCCCCTTCAACGTCTCCTGCGGCCACTGCTTGATGTGCACCCAGGGCCTGCAGTCCCAATGCGAGATCACCCAGGTGCGCGAGTACAACAACAATGCCCAGTTCCTCGGGTACTCCCGCCTGTACGGCTCGGTGCCCGGCGGGCAGGCCGAGTACCTGCGCGTGCCGCACGCGGACTACGGGCCGATCAAGGTCCCGCACGCCGGGGAGGACGAACGCTATCTCTACCTGTCGGACGTGCTGCCGACCGCCTGGCAGGCGGTGCAGTACGCCGCGCCACCGGAAGGTGGATCCTTGGCGGTACTGGGCCTTGGCCCGGTCGGGCAGATGTCCGCCCGCATCGGCCGCCACCTCGGCTACGAGGTGTTCGCGGTGGACCCGGTCCCCGAACGCCGGGCCATGGCCGAACGCCACGGCATCCACGCCTTGGACTCCACCGGTGAGGTCGCGGAGCAACTGAAGGACCTCACCGGCGGTCGCGGCCCGAATTCCGTGGTCGACGCGGTCGGGATGGAAGCCCACGGTTCCCCGGTGGCCTGGGCCACCCACCAGGTGGTCGGAGCGCTACCGTCCCGTCTGGGACGCATGGCGATGGAAGCGGCCGGGGTGGATCGGCTCGATGCGCTCTACACCGCCATCGATGCGGTGCGGCGGGGCGGGACGATCTCGATCAGCGGCGTCTACGGCGGCATGAAGGACCCCTTGCCGATGATGACGATGTTCGACAAGCAACTTCAGTTGCGTATGGGGCAGTGCAATGTGCGCCGATGGACCGAGGACTTGCTGCCACTGGTCGACGACCCCTCGGATCCGCTGGGCGTGCTCGACCTGAAGACGCATACGGCTCCCCTCGAGGAGGCGCCGGCGATGTACGAGAAGTTCCAGAAGAAGGAAGACGGCTGCATCAAGGTGGTCCTCAAGCCGTAG
- a CDS encoding class I SAM-dependent methyltransferase yields the protein MGLYNDHVVPRLVNIACAPSFTEANRKRVCAGLSGRVVEIGFGSGLNVPYYPTTVESVSAVEPADLGWKLARSRIEDSPVHIERSGLDGQSLPFEDNIFDSALTTWTLCTIPDADAALREVRRVLKPGGTLNFVEHGLAPDESVRRWQHRLEPIQKRVAGGCHLTRRIPDLIRGAGFDIRELDTFYEEKTPKFFGALSLGVAEATR from the coding sequence ATGGGCCTCTACAACGATCACGTCGTACCGCGACTGGTGAACATCGCCTGTGCGCCGTCGTTCACCGAAGCGAACCGGAAACGAGTGTGCGCCGGCCTGAGCGGCCGCGTCGTCGAGATCGGGTTCGGATCGGGTCTCAACGTTCCCTACTACCCCACTACCGTCGAGTCGGTCAGCGCCGTCGAACCCGCCGATCTCGGATGGAAACTCGCCCGTTCACGCATCGAGGATTCGCCCGTCCACATTGAGCGATCCGGTCTCGACGGACAATCACTTCCGTTCGAGGACAACATCTTCGACAGCGCACTGACGACCTGGACCCTGTGCACCATCCCGGATGCCGACGCGGCCCTGCGCGAGGTTCGGCGCGTCCTCAAACCGGGCGGCACACTGAACTTCGTCGAGCACGGGCTCGCCCCGGACGAGAGCGTCCGACGGTGGCAGCACCGACTCGAACCGATCCAGAAGCGGGTCGCGGGTGGTTGCCATCTGACACGACGCATTCCCGACCTCATCCGCGGCGCGGGTTTCGACATCCGCGAACTCGACACCTTCTACGAGGAGAAGACACCGAAATTCTTCGGCGCGCTGTCGCTGGGAGTCGCTGAGGCCACCCGGTAG